A genomic segment from Chelonoidis abingdonii isolate Lonesome George chromosome 24, CheloAbing_2.0, whole genome shotgun sequence encodes:
- the MRPL41 gene encoding large ribosomal subunit protein mL41 — translation MGLLTNLARGLVRGADRMAEFTSKRGPRSHNKGRGARKSGYVTLGGKFIKIKEMVPEFVVPNLTGFKLKPYVSYKTPKGTEPPLTAKQLFMDVVAPQIEKDIKGGTFDPHNLEKYGYEPTQEGKLFQLFPKNYVR, via the coding sequence ATGGGATTGCTTACCAACCTTGCTCGAGGCCTGGTCCGAGGTGCAGACAGAATGGCTGAATTTACCAGCAAACGTGGACCCAGAAGCCATAACAAAGGCAGAGGAGCCAGGAAGTCGGGTTATGTCACCTTAGGTGGGAAATTTATCAAAATTAAGGAAATGGTCCCTGAATTTGTGGTTCCGAATTTGACAGGGTTTAAGCTCAAGCCGTATGTTTCCTATAAGACCCCTAAAGGGACAGAACCACCACTGACAGCCAAACAGCTTTTCATGGATGTTGTTGCCCCACAGATTGAGAAAGATATTAAAGGAGGAACTTTTGACCCCCATAACCTTGAGAAATATGGATATGAACCTACTCAAGAAGGCAAGCTCTTCCAGTTGTTTCCCAAGAACTATGTACGTTAA